From Bosea sp. NBC_00550, the proteins below share one genomic window:
- the otnI gene encoding 2-oxo-tetronate isomerase, translated as MPRFAANLSMMFTEWDFLDRFKAAAEAGFEAVEFLFPYEHSPEQVGLALAGGELEQALFNLPPGDFAKGERGIAALAGREDEFKASVDKALEYVHETGVKRLHMMAGLADPNDATAQKTYRASLAYAADKLAEHGIDLLLEPINGKDMPGYFLNDFDQAAAYIRESGRSNVRLQFDMYHCELIHGDVSARLKALYPLVGHVQIARADGRHEPDATGPDYPKLFTELDGLGYDGFVGCEYRPEHGTLEGLGWFAPWRKPL; from the coding sequence ATGCCGCGTTTCGCCGCCAATCTTTCGATGATGTTCACCGAGTGGGACTTCCTGGACCGCTTCAAGGCAGCCGCGGAGGCCGGCTTCGAGGCGGTGGAGTTCCTGTTCCCCTATGAGCACAGCCCCGAGCAGGTGGGGCTCGCGCTGGCCGGCGGCGAACTGGAGCAGGCGCTGTTCAATCTGCCGCCGGGCGATTTCGCCAAGGGCGAGCGCGGCATTGCTGCGCTGGCCGGGCGCGAGGACGAGTTCAAGGCCTCGGTCGACAAGGCGCTCGAATACGTCCACGAGACCGGGGTCAAGCGCCTGCACATGATGGCGGGGCTCGCCGATCCCAACGATGCGACCGCGCAGAAGACCTATCGTGCCTCGCTGGCCTATGCCGCCGACAAGCTCGCCGAGCACGGTATCGACCTGCTGCTGGAGCCGATCAACGGCAAGGACATGCCGGGCTATTTCCTGAACGATTTCGACCAGGCGGCGGCCTATATCCGCGAATCCGGCCGGTCGAACGTCAGGCTGCAATTCGACATGTATCACTGCGAGTTGATCCATGGCGATGTCTCGGCCCGGCTCAAGGCGCTCTATCCGCTTGTCGGCCATGTCCAGATCGCGCGCGCCGACGGTCGCCATGAGCCCGATGCGACGGGCCCGGACTATCCGAAGCTCTTCACCGAGCTCGACGGCCTCGGCTATGACGGCTTTGTCGGCTGCGAGTACCGGCCGGAACACGGCACGCTCGAAGGCCTCGGCTGGTTTGCGCCCTGGCGGAAGCCGCTCTGA
- a CDS encoding ABC-F family ATP-binding cassette domain-containing protein, whose amino-acid sequence MAPLLHLRDVALTFGGQPLLEAAEIAVSAGERVCLVGRNGSGKSTLLKIAAGLVEPDHADRFVQPGSTIRYLPQEPDFTGYKTSLAYVEAGLGPGDDAYRAQYLITELGLTGEEDPATMSGGESRRTALARVLAPEPDILLLDEPTNHLDLPVIEWLEQELKSLRSAMVLISHDRRFLTSLSRATIWLDRGLTRRMDKGFGEFEAWRDEVLAQEELDRHKLDRKIAREEDWLRYGVSARRTRNQRRLGELHAMRDQRRTARSAVGNVRLEASEAQTSGKLVIEAIDVAKAYGDNVVVKNLSLRVARGDRIGIVGPNGAGKTTLINLLTGALKPDSGKVKLGTALEMVTLDQRRESLDPATPLGDALTGGGSDQVMVGGQPRHVIAYMKDFLFQPIQRGTPVGALSGGERGRLMLARALAKPSNLLVLDEPTNDLDLETLDLLQELLADYQGTVLLVSHDRDFIDRVVSAVLISDGDGVWTEFAGGYSDMLAQRGRGVGAKAKVVERAPASAPKPAGAPASAASASRRKLSFNEKHALETLPKKIETLQAEAAKLNTAMAGDLYTRDPKLFARATTRLEEVAREIADAEERWLELEMLREEIGA is encoded by the coding sequence ATGGCCCCCTTGCTGCACCTGCGCGATGTCGCGCTCACCTTCGGCGGACAGCCGCTGCTCGAAGCCGCGGAGATCGCGGTCTCGGCAGGCGAGCGCGTCTGCCTGGTAGGCCGCAACGGCTCGGGCAAGTCGACCCTGCTCAAGATCGCGGCGGGGCTCGTCGAGCCCGACCATGCCGACCGTTTCGTCCAGCCCGGCTCGACCATCCGCTATCTGCCGCAGGAGCCGGACTTCACCGGCTACAAGACCTCGCTCGCCTATGTCGAGGCGGGCCTCGGGCCGGGCGACGACGCCTATCGTGCGCAATATCTGATCACCGAACTCGGCCTGACCGGCGAGGAGGACCCCGCCACCATGTCCGGCGGCGAATCGCGCCGGACGGCGCTGGCGCGGGTGCTGGCGCCGGAGCCGGACATCCTGCTGCTCGACGAGCCGACCAACCATCTCGACCTGCCCGTGATCGAGTGGCTGGAGCAGGAGCTTAAGTCGCTTCGCTCCGCCATGGTGCTGATCAGCCATGACCGGCGCTTCCTGACCTCGCTGTCGCGCGCGACGATCTGGCTGGACCGCGGCCTGACAAGGCGCATGGACAAGGGCTTCGGTGAGTTCGAGGCATGGCGCGACGAGGTGCTCGCCCAGGAAGAGCTCGACCGCCACAAGCTTGACCGCAAGATCGCGCGCGAGGAGGACTGGCTGCGCTATGGCGTCAGCGCCCGGCGCACGCGCAACCAGCGCCGGCTCGGCGAACTCCACGCCATGCGCGACCAGCGCCGCACGGCCCGCAGCGCGGTCGGCAACGTCCGGCTGGAGGCGAGCGAGGCGCAGACCTCCGGCAAGCTCGTCATCGAGGCCATCGACGTCGCCAAGGCCTATGGCGACAATGTCGTGGTCAAGAACCTGTCGCTGCGCGTCGCGCGCGGCGACAGGATCGGCATCGTCGGTCCCAACGGGGCCGGAAAGACCACGCTGATCAATTTGCTGACCGGGGCGCTCAAGCCCGATTCCGGCAAGGTGAAGCTCGGCACGGCGCTTGAGATGGTGACGCTCGACCAGCGCCGCGAGAGCCTCGATCCGGCGACGCCGCTCGGCGATGCGCTGACCGGCGGCGGCTCCGATCAGGTCATGGTCGGCGGCCAGCCGCGCCACGTCATCGCCTATATGAAAGACTTCCTGTTCCAGCCCATCCAGCGCGGCACGCCGGTCGGTGCGCTGTCGGGCGGCGAGCGCGGCCGGCTGATGCTGGCGCGCGCGCTCGCCAAGCCATCCAACCTCCTGGTGCTGGACGAGCCGACCAACGACCTCGACCTCGAAACCCTCGACCTGCTGCAGGAACTGCTGGCGGATTATCAGGGCACGGTGCTGCTCGTCAGCCATGATCGCGATTTCATCGATCGTGTCGTCTCTGCCGTACTGATCTCGGATGGCGACGGAGTCTGGACCGAGTTCGCCGGCGGCTATTCCGACATGCTGGCGCAGCGCGGACGCGGTGTCGGCGCCAAGGCGAAAGTGGTTGAGAGGGCGCCGGCTTCTGCGCCGAAGCCTGCAGGCGCTCCGGCGTCGGCCGCCTCGGCCTCCAGGCGCAAGCTCTCCTTCAACGAGAAGCATGCGCTGGAAACGCTGCCCAAGAAGATCGAGACGCTGCAGGCCGAGGCCGCCAAGCTCAACACCGCCATGGCGGGCGATCTTTACACGCGCGATCCCAAGCTCTTCGCCAGGGCGACCACGCGTCTGGAAGAGGTTGCGCGCGAGATTGCCGATGCCGAGGAGCGCTGGCTGGAGCTGGAGATGCTGCGCGAGGAGATCGGGGCGTAG
- a CDS encoding SDR family oxidoreductase, whose translation MRLKGKTALVTGAAQGFGFGIAETFVREGARVAVLDINGDKAKEAARAIGRKAFAVTCDVGKAKSVDKAVEKILAKVGRLDIVVNNAGTTHRNKPMTEVTEEEFDRIFAVNVKSIYLMARATVPHFREHGGGVILNIGSTAGLRPRPGLTWYNGSKGAANLISQSMAVELAPDKIRVNAIAPVAGETPLLATFMGEDTPERRKAFTATIPWGRFSTPQDIANAALFLCSDEADMVTGSVLAVDGGRCI comes from the coding sequence ATGAGACTGAAGGGCAAGACGGCGCTGGTGACCGGCGCGGCGCAAGGGTTCGGATTCGGCATCGCGGAGACCTTCGTGCGCGAGGGCGCGCGCGTCGCGGTGCTCGACATCAACGGCGACAAGGCGAAGGAGGCGGCCAGGGCCATCGGGCGCAAGGCCTTCGCCGTGACCTGCGACGTCGGCAAGGCCAAGAGCGTCGACAAGGCGGTGGAGAAGATCCTCGCCAAGGTCGGGCGGCTCGACATCGTCGTGAACAATGCCGGCACCACCCATCGCAACAAGCCGATGACCGAGGTGACGGAAGAGGAGTTCGACCGGATCTTCGCGGTCAACGTGAAGTCGATCTACCTGATGGCGCGGGCGACCGTGCCGCATTTCCGCGAGCATGGCGGCGGCGTCATCCTCAATATCGGCTCGACGGCGGGCCTGCGCCCGCGTCCCGGCCTGACCTGGTACAACGGCTCGAAGGGCGCGGCGAACCTGATCTCGCAGTCGATGGCGGTCGAACTCGCGCCCGACAAGATCCGTGTCAACGCCATCGCGCCGGTGGCGGGCGAGACGCCGCTGCTCGCGACCTTCATGGGTGAGGACACGCCCGAGCGGCGCAAGGCCTTCACGGCGACGATTCCGTGGGGCCGCTTCTCGACGCCGCAGGACATCGCCAATGCGGCGCTGTTCCTGTGCTCGGACGAGGCGGACATGGTGACGGGCTCGGTGCTGGCCGTCGACGGCGGACGCTGCATCTGA
- a CDS encoding NUDIX domain-containing protein, producing the protein MQPPTHSGSADPETPRTIRQRLLTRLLHLYFRFARGVTFGVRAVVLNDSDEVFLIRHTYVPGWHFPGGGVEVGETAAESLERELSEEAGIAATEQPVLYGLFFNRRISRRDHIAVYVIRAFKVEQVKQPDREIAEAGFFRLDDLPEGTTPATRRRLDEIAAGKLPAAEW; encoded by the coding sequence ATGCAACCGCCGACGCACTCCGGCTCTGCCGATCCGGAAACGCCCCGGACGATCCGGCAGCGACTGCTGACCCGGCTTCTCCATCTCTATTTTCGGTTCGCGCGCGGCGTGACCTTCGGCGTGCGCGCCGTGGTGCTGAACGATAGCGACGAGGTCTTCCTGATCCGCCACACCTATGTTCCGGGCTGGCATTTTCCCGGCGGCGGCGTCGAGGTCGGCGAGACGGCGGCGGAGTCGCTGGAGCGCGAACTGTCGGAAGAGGCCGGAATCGCGGCGACGGAGCAGCCCGTGCTGTACGGGCTGTTCTTCAATCGCCGGATTTCGCGGCGCGACCATATCGCCGTCTATGTCATCCGCGCGTTCAAGGTCGAGCAGGTCAAGCAGCCGGATCGGGAGATCGCGGAAGCCGGTTTTTTCCGGCTCGACGATCTGCCGGAAGGGACGACGCCGGCCACGCGGCGGCGGCTGGACGAGATCGCCGCGGGCAAGCTCCCCGCGGCCGAGTGGTGA
- a CDS encoding metallophosphoesterase family protein, with protein sequence MFKLAHLSDPHLGPLAGFSLHQLFGKRATGYVNWRRKRRHAHDMEILARIVADIHAQQPDHVACTGDVAHIGLPNEFKTAIAFLDTLGPRETVSFVPGNHDTYARSSLKPLAGLLAPWISDDEGRAGYPWYRRRGPVALIGVNSGVPTMPLMATGRVGSEQMKRIEALLDRARDEGLIRVVLIHHPPYVGGAKRGRELVDAAAFEAMLKRKGADLVIHGHNHSFSLAWRPGPGHDVPIVGVPSASLGPRGHGELGTWHLFRIEGDATAPRITLEQRGFEPHGTVMLRQEIALLGERV encoded by the coding sequence GTGTTCAAGCTCGCGCATCTGTCGGACCCGCATCTCGGCCCGCTCGCCGGGTTTTCGCTGCATCAGCTCTTTGGTAAGCGTGCGACCGGTTACGTCAACTGGCGCCGCAAGCGCCGGCACGCCCATGACATGGAGATCCTGGCGCGGATCGTCGCCGACATCCATGCGCAGCAGCCGGACCATGTCGCCTGCACAGGCGATGTCGCCCATATCGGCCTGCCGAACGAATTCAAGACCGCCATCGCCTTCCTCGACACGCTCGGCCCGCGCGAGACGGTCAGCTTCGTCCCCGGCAATCACGACACCTATGCGCGCTCCTCGCTGAAGCCGCTGGCCGGGCTGCTCGCTCCCTGGATTTCCGATGACGAAGGCCGCGCCGGCTATCCGTGGTATCGCCGCCGCGGGCCGGTCGCGCTGATCGGCGTCAACAGCGGCGTGCCGACCATGCCGCTGATGGCGACGGGCCGCGTCGGCAGCGAACAGATGAAGCGCATCGAGGCGTTGCTGGATCGCGCGCGCGACGAGGGTTTGATCCGCGTCGTGTTGATCCATCACCCGCCCTATGTCGGCGGCGCCAAGCGCGGACGCGAACTGGTCGACGCCGCCGCCTTCGAGGCCATGCTGAAGCGCAAGGGCGCCGACCTCGTCATCCACGGCCATAACCACAGCTTCTCGCTGGCCTGGCGCCCAGGCCCGGGTCATGACGTGCCGATCGTCGGCGTGCCCTCGGCCTCTCTCGGCCCGCGCGGCCATGGCGAGCTCGGAACCTGGCATCTGTTCCGTATCGAAGGTGATGCGACCGCGCCCCGGATCACGCTGGAACAGCGCGGCTTCGAGCCCCATGGCACGGTCATGCTCCGCCAGGAGATCGCACTGCTCGGCGAGCGGGTCTGA
- a CDS encoding acyltransferase family protein gives MQPIYSIQVLRALAAFMVAIHHVQPDAAALAERAGLSFTRSDLLPWMAGVDIFFVVSGFIMVHASQDLLGRAGASRLFLKRRLARIVPLYWAMTTLFLLVGLAVPALLNSGVPSLTQILGSYLFWPTVSTQGFVQPVYSLGWTLNYEMLFYVLFAAGLALPLRWTLPVVAIVLAVLVAAESLAGPLQLPFGFWGQPIVLEFAAGMGIAILRRKGLRLRGAVRVPVAAAGVAVLIAAAHVPGADGPWSSVLWRGGAAVLLMLAAACGREGIVTPKPVKVLATVGDASYALYLVHPFVIRGMREVALRIGLHAPALYIPLALAGAVLAALLVYRFFEKPATRLARRWLGS, from the coding sequence GTGCAGCCCATCTATTCGATCCAGGTTCTGCGCGCGCTCGCGGCTTTCATGGTCGCGATCCATCACGTTCAGCCCGATGCGGCGGCGCTGGCCGAGCGGGCGGGGCTGAGCTTCACCCGCAGCGACCTGCTTCCCTGGATGGCCGGCGTCGATATCTTCTTCGTCGTCTCCGGTTTCATCATGGTCCATGCCTCGCAGGACCTGTTGGGCCGGGCAGGAGCCTCGCGCCTGTTCCTGAAGCGCCGGCTGGCGCGCATCGTGCCGCTCTACTGGGCGATGACGACGCTGTTCCTGCTGGTCGGCCTTGCCGTTCCGGCGCTGCTCAACTCGGGCGTGCCGAGTTTGACGCAGATCCTCGGCTCCTACCTGTTCTGGCCGACAGTCTCGACCCAGGGCTTCGTCCAGCCGGTCTATTCGCTGGGGTGGACGCTGAACTACGAGATGCTGTTCTACGTCCTGTTCGCGGCCGGGCTCGCCCTGCCGCTGCGCTGGACGCTGCCGGTGGTCGCTATCGTGCTAGCCGTGTTGGTTGCGGCCGAGAGTTTGGCAGGCCCGCTGCAATTGCCTTTCGGCTTCTGGGGCCAGCCGATCGTGCTCGAATTTGCCGCCGGGATGGGCATCGCGATTCTCAGGCGGAAGGGGCTGCGCCTGCGTGGCGCGGTGCGTGTCCCGGTCGCGGCGGCCGGCGTCGCGGTGCTGATCGCGGCGGCTCATGTGCCGGGCGCGGACGGCCCGTGGAGCAGCGTGCTCTGGCGCGGCGGCGCGGCAGTGCTGCTGATGCTCGCGGCGGCTTGCGGCCGCGAGGGCATCGTCACCCCCAAACCGGTGAAGGTGCTGGCGACGGTCGGCGACGCCTCCTATGCGCTCTATCTCGTGCATCCCTTCGTGATCCGGGGAATGCGCGAGGTCGCATTAAGGATCGGGTTGCATGCGCCGGCGCTCTACATCCCGCTCGCGCTGGCCGGCGCCGTCCTGGCGGCACTGCTGGTCTATCGCTTCTTCGAGAAACCGGCGACGCGGCTGGCGCGGCGCTGGCTCGGAAGCTGA
- a CDS encoding FkbM family methyltransferase translates to MNAIAYPKGTVKALSRSLRIYHGDKQRNAAMDRLYGTFLAPGDLAFDIGAHVGDRISSFRRLGARVVALEPQPGPARVVRLIHRRDPLVTLIEAACGDHEGSIALKINSANPTVSTASAAFIGAAVGARGWEGQVWDHEITVPCTTLDRLILRHGLPRLLKIDVEGFEAHVLAGLTKAVPVISFEFTTIQREVAEACIALLETLGPYRFNVAIGESQQLELAAPASADAMGDYLRGLPHAANSGDVYAILQS, encoded by the coding sequence ATGAACGCCATCGCCTATCCGAAGGGAACGGTGAAGGCGCTTTCGCGCTCCTTGCGCATCTATCATGGCGACAAGCAACGCAACGCGGCGATGGACCGGCTCTACGGGACATTCCTTGCGCCCGGCGATCTCGCCTTCGACATCGGCGCCCATGTCGGCGACCGCATTTCCTCCTTCCGCAGGCTGGGCGCCCGCGTCGTTGCGCTGGAGCCGCAGCCGGGTCCGGCCCGCGTCGTCCGCCTGATCCACCGGCGCGATCCGCTGGTGACGCTGATCGAGGCGGCCTGCGGCGATCACGAGGGCTCGATCGCGCTCAAGATCAACAGCGCCAATCCCACGGTCTCGACGGCCTCGGCCGCCTTCATCGGCGCCGCGGTCGGGGCGCGGGGCTGGGAGGGGCAGGTCTGGGACCACGAGATCACGGTGCCCTGCACTACGCTCGACCGGCTGATCCTGCGTCACGGGTTGCCCAGGCTGCTGAAGATCGATGTCGAAGGCTTCGAGGCGCATGTGCTGGCCGGGCTGACCAAGGCCGTGCCGGTGATCTCCTTCGAATTCACGACGATCCAGCGGGAGGTCGCGGAGGCCTGCATCGCGTTGCTGGAGACGCTCGGCCCCTATCGTTTCAACGTCGCGATCGGCGAGAGCCAACAGCTCGAATTGGCCGCGCCGGCGAGCGCCGACGCCATGGGCGATTATCTGCGCGGCTTGCCTCATGCGGCCAACTCGGGCGATGTCTACGCCATCCTTCAGAGCTGA
- a CDS encoding argininosuccinate lyase: MPTRLWHAVILLAASALPAHAQQQALPKESVRDEFFWLGEINKASTVINTEQGLLDRMLAPKLAQGIAKVIAAGNQPGAKRPSTVITFEPLMIKEAGVEVTLIHAGRSSQDMHATYRAAILRDRMLTLADELNRTTRTMVELAATHRGTIVPNYTNGVAAQPNSYGHYLLGLAAGLDRDAQRIRETYARVDRSPMGTTVLNGTSWPLDRQRMADYLGFGALVDNAYDASQIAAADLPVETGGIVTGIALHIGGFIEDVMTQYAQSRPWILLREGGGNTYVSSAMPQKRNPGLLNGTREEASTALSLAMGPIFKAHNIPPGMPDAKDAKANSAMIDSAAKTLQGLDRILKALVIDPDRALEELNSDWTASQELADVLMRQYKLPFRAGHHFASEVVDYAKDKGIKPTDFPYAQAQAIYRKAAVEMSLPVAELPMSEAEFRATLDPVAIVKNRATSGGPQPAEMDRMLAGAKQRLDQQDAWIKDRRTRIATALAKLDADFGKLAKSAE; this comes from the coding sequence ATGCCGACACGCCTGTGGCACGCTGTCATCCTTCTGGCGGCGAGCGCCCTGCCCGCCCATGCCCAGCAGCAGGCCCTGCCGAAAGAATCCGTCAGGGACGAGTTCTTCTGGCTCGGCGAGATCAACAAGGCGAGCACCGTCATCAATACCGAGCAGGGCCTGCTCGACCGCATGCTCGCGCCCAAGCTGGCACAGGGCATCGCCAAGGTGATCGCAGCCGGCAACCAGCCGGGCGCCAAGCGCCCCTCGACCGTCATCACCTTCGAGCCGCTGATGATCAAGGAGGCCGGCGTCGAGGTCACGCTGATCCATGCCGGGCGCTCCAGCCAGGACATGCATGCGACCTACCGCGCCGCGATCCTACGTGACCGGATGCTGACGCTGGCCGACGAGCTCAACAGGACGACGCGCACGATGGTGGAGCTCGCCGCCACGCATCGGGGGACGATCGTCCCCAACTACACCAACGGGGTCGCGGCCCAGCCCAACAGCTACGGCCACTATCTCCTCGGGCTCGCGGCGGGGCTCGATCGCGATGCCCAGCGCATCCGCGAGACCTATGCCCGCGTCGACCGTTCGCCGATGGGCACGACCGTCCTCAACGGCACGAGCTGGCCCCTCGATCGCCAGCGCATGGCCGATTATCTCGGCTTCGGTGCCCTCGTCGACAATGCCTATGACGCCTCGCAGATCGCCGCCGCCGACCTGCCCGTCGAGACCGGCGGCATCGTGACCGGCATCGCGCTCCATATCGGCGGCTTCATCGAGGACGTGATGACGCAATATGCGCAGTCGCGGCCCTGGATCCTGCTGCGCGAGGGCGGAGGCAACACCTATGTCTCCAGCGCCATGCCGCAGAAGCGCAATCCCGGCCTGCTGAACGGCACGCGGGAGGAGGCCTCGACGGCGCTCTCGCTCGCGATGGGGCCCATCTTCAAGGCGCATAACATCCCGCCCGGCATGCCCGACGCCAAGGATGCCAAGGCCAACAGCGCCATGATCGACAGTGCCGCCAAGACCCTGCAGGGGCTCGACCGCATCCTGAAGGCGCTGGTCATCGATCCCGACCGTGCTCTGGAGGAGCTCAACAGCGACTGGACCGCCTCGCAGGAGCTCGCCGACGTTCTGATGCGGCAGTACAAGCTGCCTTTCCGCGCCGGGCACCACTTCGCCTCCGAGGTGGTCGACTACGCCAAGGACAAGGGCATCAAGCCGACCGACTTTCCCTATGCGCAGGCGCAGGCGATCTATCGCAAGGCGGCGGTGGAGATGAGCCTGCCGGTGGCGGAGCTGCCGATGAGCGAGGCCGAGTTCCGCGCGACGCTGGACCCGGTCGCGATCGTGAAGAACCGTGCGACCTCCGGTGGTCCACAGCCTGCCGAGATGGACCGCATGCTGGCGGGCGCGAAGCAGCGCCTCGATCAGCAGGATGCCTGGATCAAGGACAGGCGTACACGGATCGCGACGGCTCTGGCGAAGCTCGACGCCGATTTCGGCAAGCTGGCGAAAAGTGCGGAATGA
- a CDS encoding glucokinase — protein MRPPSISYPVLVADIGGTNCRLSLVSDPESPHRPLARIGTGSHPTAEAAFATVLGELPEKPRSAVLAVAGPLDGRRAQLTNAVWNLDGPRMAEALGLTQGLLVNDFEALAASLAVLGPGDLATLVEGRPEPDGIKLVLGPGTGFGAAALLTHGERGMLIPTESGHIGIGPEDQTEQRIWPALTDGVPRLTVEHLLSGDGLVRLHKAVARTSGMLEAEVSAADVSRLAHDGDPAALMAVVCFWRLLGRVAGDLALVFKATGGVFIAGGIAPHLLGLADKPAIRSAFAGKPPMEELAGRFPLHVITAKDAAEQGLAAIAANLHRFGLDDPKRLWFG, from the coding sequence ATGCGGCCGCCGTCGATATCCTATCCGGTGCTCGTCGCCGACATCGGCGGCACGAACTGCCGGCTCTCGCTGGTTTCCGATCCCGAGAGCCCGCACCGGCCGCTCGCGCGGATCGGGACCGGGAGCCATCCCACCGCCGAGGCCGCCTTCGCGACGGTGCTCGGCGAATTGCCGGAGAAGCCCCGCTCGGCGGTGCTCGCCGTCGCCGGCCCGCTCGATGGCCGGCGGGCGCAATTGACGAACGCGGTCTGGAATCTCGATGGACCGCGGATGGCCGAGGCCCTCGGGCTGACCCAGGGCCTGCTGGTCAATGATTTCGAGGCCTTGGCGGCGTCGCTCGCCGTCCTCGGCCCGGGCGATCTCGCCACGCTGGTCGAGGGGCGTCCGGAGCCGGATGGTATCAAGCTGGTGCTCGGCCCCGGCACGGGCTTCGGTGCCGCGGCGCTGCTGACGCATGGCGAGCGGGGCATGCTGATCCCGACCGAATCCGGCCATATCGGCATCGGACCGGAGGACCAGACCGAGCAAAGGATCTGGCCGGCACTGACCGATGGCGTGCCGCGCCTGACGGTGGAGCATCTCCTGAGCGGCGACGGGCTGGTGCGTCTGCACAAGGCGGTGGCACGGACCTCGGGCATGCTGGAGGCGGAGGTGAGCGCCGCCGACGTGTCCCGGCTGGCCCATGACGGCGATCCGGCGGCGCTGATGGCGGTGGTCTGCTTCTGGCGCCTGCTGGGGCGGGTCGCCGGCGATCTCGCTCTCGTCTTCAAGGCGACCGGCGGCGTCTTCATCGCCGGCGGTATCGCGCCGCATCTCCTGGGGCTTGCAGATAAGCCCGCTATCCGTTCCGCCTTTGCCGGCAAGCCGCCGATGGAGGAACTGGCCGGGCGTTTCCCACTCCATGTCATCACCGCGAAGGATGCGGCCGAGCAGGGACTGGCCGCGATCGCGGCCAATCTTCATCGCTTCGGCCTCGACGATCCGAAGCGGCTGTGGTTTGGCTGA